One part of the Dyadobacter sp. 676 genome encodes these proteins:
- a CDS encoding PLP-dependent aminotransferase family protein, which produces MTEETVREDFLYSQIADRLAAQIEKGILKAGDKLISLRALSREQGISLSTAFKAYVELENKGIIEARPKSGYFVRYSPLNAPERLRNAAPDTLIEKANVDEMIRTVYKTMTHERIIRLSVAAPSAELIPEAKLNKAMLEALRKSPHSCTQYEEVQGNRALRQQIAKHAFNWKGNVSADDVVTTQGCMEALVFCLKAVTEPGDTVAIENPIYFGIFNIMKSLGLKTLEIPCHPDEGADLEYLEKALETVPVKAVLFVPNFSNPTGALMPDHRKKQLVEMLAAREIPLIEDDIYGEMYFGKTRPGTCKSYDKKGLVMLCGSVSKTLAPGYRVGWCLPGRFKDKVLSNKLLHTVSSATPTQAAVANFFETGRYDLHMRHLRKSLHTQCLRYVQAISDYFPPDTRVVRPQGGYVLWIELNKVVNAFELFESAIQESISIAPGQIFSTDARFSNYIRISFGAPYNPLIDAGLRKLGELVKCRYH; this is translated from the coding sequence ATGACCGAAGAAACCGTTCGCGAAGACTTTTTGTATTCGCAGATCGCCGACCGCCTGGCGGCCCAAATCGAAAAGGGTATTTTGAAAGCGGGCGACAAACTCATTTCCCTGCGCGCATTAAGCAGGGAACAGGGCATCAGCCTCAGCACCGCATTTAAGGCGTATGTCGAACTGGAAAACAAAGGTATCATCGAGGCGAGGCCCAAATCGGGCTATTTTGTGCGCTATTCACCGCTTAATGCGCCGGAAAGGCTTCGAAATGCTGCTCCGGATACGCTGATCGAGAAGGCGAATGTCGACGAGATGATCCGGACGGTTTACAAAACGATGACCCACGAGCGGATCATTCGCCTTTCGGTGGCGGCCCCTTCCGCCGAACTCATTCCCGAGGCGAAACTGAACAAGGCAATGCTCGAAGCGCTGCGGAAAAGTCCGCACAGCTGCACGCAATACGAGGAAGTACAGGGAAATCGCGCATTACGGCAGCAAATCGCGAAACACGCATTCAACTGGAAAGGAAATGTAAGCGCGGACGACGTGGTCACGACGCAAGGTTGCATGGAAGCGCTGGTTTTCTGCCTCAAAGCCGTTACGGAGCCCGGGGACACGGTGGCGATCGAGAACCCGATTTATTTCGGCATTTTCAACATCATGAAAAGCCTGGGACTGAAGACCCTCGAAATTCCCTGCCATCCCGATGAAGGGGCCGATCTCGAATACCTGGAAAAGGCACTCGAAACGGTTCCGGTGAAAGCAGTGCTTTTCGTACCCAATTTTTCCAATCCGACAGGCGCATTGATGCCGGACCACCGGAAAAAACAGCTCGTAGAAATGCTGGCAGCCCGCGAGATCCCGCTGATCGAGGACGACATTTACGGGGAAATGTATTTTGGCAAAACCAGGCCCGGTACCTGTAAAAGCTATGACAAGAAGGGGCTGGTAATGCTCTGTGGCTCGGTCTCGAAGACATTGGCACCAGGTTACCGGGTGGGTTGGTGCCTGCCGGGCCGGTTCAAGGACAAAGTGTTGAGCAACAAACTCCTGCACACAGTTTCATCGGCGACACCCACACAAGCCGCAGTGGCGAACTTCTTCGAAACCGGTCGTTATGATTTGCATATGAGGCACTTGCGAAAGTCGCTGCACACCCAGTGCCTGCGGTATGTGCAGGCGATCAGCGACTACTTTCCGCCCGATACGAGGGTTGTACGGCCGCAGGGCGGTTATGTATTGTGGATCGAACTGAACAAGGTCGTCAATGCCTTCGAACTTTTCGAAAGTGCCATCCAGGAAAGTATCAGCATCGCTCCCGGGCAGATTTTCAGTACCGACGCACGTTTCTCCAACTATATCCGCATCAGCTTTGGGGCTCCGTACAACCCGTTGATCGACGCAGGCTTACGCAAGTTGGGAGAGTTGGTTAAATGCCGATATCACTGA
- a CDS encoding EamA family transporter, which translates to MKSNLTAYLALAMVCFFWGTTYLAARIGVSGFPALFFMGFRNVVAGALLLGFLVLKRRSFPWTMRDIGLQLVPGWCMITFGTGLVGWCVQYIPSGLAALLYATVPLFTILVNVLARKEERINGHIAGGMMLGLAGVMLVFRDNLEYLAERKSFTGICVTLASCVSWCLGGLYTKSYTGRTDSFFNAAVQMMAGGAGLLVLSALNEDWVNLPEMQAHSLYAFLYLVFFGSILAYASYLFAMSRLPAGLVSVYAYINPLVALVLGFFILDEKITWLTVLAFILTTGGVFLVNRGYQLQKRKNTLTLLNSHE; encoded by the coding sequence ATGAAAAGTAATCTGACGGCCTATCTGGCACTCGCGATGGTGTGTTTCTTCTGGGGTACAACCTACCTGGCGGCGCGCATCGGCGTATCCGGTTTTCCCGCGCTTTTCTTCATGGGTTTCCGGAATGTGGTTGCGGGCGCTCTGTTGCTCGGGTTTCTGGTCCTGAAAAGAAGGTCGTTCCCATGGACAATGCGGGATATCGGATTGCAGCTGGTGCCCGGGTGGTGCATGATCACGTTCGGGACCGGCCTGGTAGGCTGGTGCGTTCAGTATATTCCCAGCGGGCTGGCGGCATTGTTGTATGCCACGGTTCCGCTTTTTACAATCCTGGTTAATGTCCTGGCGCGGAAAGAGGAGCGCATCAATGGGCACATCGCCGGCGGGATGATGCTGGGCCTCGCCGGTGTGATGCTGGTTTTCAGGGATAATCTGGAATATCTGGCCGAGCGAAAATCGTTTACAGGTATCTGCGTGACCCTGGCGTCGTGTGTATCCTGGTGCCTGGGTGGGTTATATACCAAGAGCTATACCGGCAGGACGGATTCGTTTTTCAATGCGGCGGTCCAGATGATGGCCGGTGGCGCCGGCCTGCTCGTGCTGAGTGCGCTCAACGAGGACTGGGTAAATCTCCCTGAAATGCAGGCACATTCCCTATATGCGTTCCTATACCTGGTCTTTTTCGGCTCCATTCTGGCTTATGCTTCATATCTGTTTGCCATGTCCAGGTTGCCGGCGGGATTGGTGTCGGTTTATGCCTATATCAATCCCCTGGTGGCACTGGTTTTGGGTTTTTTTATATTGGATGAAAAAATTACCTGGCTGACAGTCCTCGCATTTATCTTAACAACCGGCGGGGTATTTCTCGTAAACCGCGGGTATCAGCTGCAAAAGCGGAAAAATACACTAACCTTGCTAAACAGTCATGAATAA
- a CDS encoding DUF1572 family protein yields MNKDTFITLYSRDIKRLRAEIEQYPSESALWARLPGTINTGGNLCQHLIGNLRTYVGLTLGGHAYTRDRDAEFGQRRFSRARMLDELETLERIVTGALEGLDGGKMLEEYPRTVLDMFPEQPVGVILTHLLAHFSWHLGQINYHRRWITQVQSTQP; encoded by the coding sequence ATGAATAAGGATACATTCATAACACTCTATTCGCGCGATATAAAGAGACTCCGGGCCGAAATTGAACAGTATCCTTCGGAATCTGCGCTATGGGCCCGGCTGCCCGGTACAATCAATACGGGCGGCAATTTATGCCAGCACCTGATCGGAAACCTGCGCACCTATGTGGGCCTTACGCTGGGAGGGCACGCATACACCCGCGACCGCGATGCGGAGTTCGGTCAAAGAAGATTTTCACGAGCGAGGATGCTGGACGAGCTTGAAACGCTAGAACGAATCGTAACCGGCGCATTGGAAGGGCTCGATGGCGGCAAAATGCTGGAAGAATATCCCCGCACAGTACTCGATATGTTTCCGGAACAGCCCGTCGGAGTAATTCTTACGCATCTGCTTGCGCATTTCTCGTGGCATCTGGGACAAATCAATTATCACCGGCGCTGGATTACGCAAGTACAATCAACACAACCATAA
- a CDS encoding nuclear transport factor 2 family protein — protein sequence MHLTGQSAQSFAEQWIAAWNSHSLPAIMDLYAQEIHFFSPYIIKLGMNNDGMISDRGELEKYFAKALMVYPDLHFELHEVLAGAGSVILYYGSVNNRMAAEMMEFDDSGKINLVKAHYDR from the coding sequence ATGCATTTGACAGGACAATCGGCACAATCCTTTGCAGAACAATGGATTGCGGCCTGGAACAGCCATAGCCTTCCGGCTATTATGGACCTCTATGCGCAGGAGATCCACTTCTTTTCGCCGTATATCATCAAACTGGGCATGAATAACGACGGAATGATCTCGGACAGGGGCGAACTCGAAAAGTATTTCGCAAAGGCGCTCATGGTTTATCCCGACCTTCATTTTGAGTTGCATGAAGTGCTCGCGGGAGCCGGTTCGGTGATTTTGTATTACGGAAGCGTGAACAACCGCATGGCCGCCGAAATGATGGAGTTCGACGATTCCGGTAAAATCAATTTGGTAAAGGCGCATTATGATCGGTAA
- a CDS encoding pyridoxal-dependent decarboxylase, with protein sequence MFELFENELGNLDSILGRVKDSSLEFLENLADRPTYIADQSFVPAGLPDVGAGALASLEIFRKHYEKLMVASPGPRYWGFVTGGATPAAIAGDWLTAVYDQNTQSSQGDGDVSAMLEKETVRLLCQLLHLPDNFVGGFVTGATMSNFTGLAVARQWAGERTGRDVSRQGMAGDFVIMAATPHSSVIKSLGMLGIGSNNVVRIETSGGREALDPDDFERKLIENQSKPIIVNCSAGTVNTVDFDDIALIAALKKKHDFWLHVDAAFGGFAACSPSYRYLLEGWEQADSITIDCHKWMNVPYDSAVSLIRKEHSRLQVSTFQNSNAPYLGDPSENFSYLNFLPENSRRFRALPAWFSLMAYGRGGFEWIVENSIARARELGAYIENSTHFELLAPVRLNVVCFRLRDDIEKMSDFLKRINRRGKVFMTPTLLSGRPAVRAAFVNYRTAEEDIRIAIREMEEVWREL encoded by the coding sequence ATGTTTGAATTGTTTGAAAATGAACTGGGCAACCTGGATTCCATATTGGGCCGGGTAAAAGATAGCAGCCTGGAATTTCTTGAAAATCTGGCTGACCGGCCCACTTATATTGCCGACCAGTCGTTTGTTCCGGCCGGTTTGCCGGATGTCGGGGCGGGCGCATTGGCAAGTCTGGAAATATTCAGAAAACACTACGAAAAGCTGATGGTGGCGAGCCCTGGCCCGCGGTACTGGGGCTTTGTGACCGGCGGTGCAACGCCCGCGGCCATCGCCGGCGACTGGCTCACCGCGGTTTACGATCAAAACACGCAGAGTTCTCAGGGCGACGGCGACGTTTCGGCCATGCTGGAAAAGGAAACGGTCCGGTTGTTATGTCAGCTTTTGCATCTACCGGACAACTTCGTGGGAGGCTTCGTGACGGGCGCGACGATGTCCAACTTCACCGGACTCGCCGTGGCCAGGCAATGGGCCGGGGAGCGGACAGGCAGGGACGTTTCCCGGCAGGGAATGGCCGGCGATTTCGTGATAATGGCGGCCACACCGCATTCGTCGGTGATCAAATCGCTGGGAATGCTGGGGATTGGCAGCAATAACGTAGTCCGCATTGAAACCTCAGGCGGTAGGGAAGCGCTGGACCCGGACGATTTTGAGCGAAAACTCATCGAGAATCAGAGCAAGCCGATTATTGTCAATTGCAGTGCGGGTACAGTCAATACGGTTGATTTCGATGATATTGCGTTGATCGCAGCGTTGAAAAAGAAACACGATTTCTGGCTGCATGTCGACGCCGCGTTCGGAGGGTTTGCGGCCTGCTCTCCTTCGTACAGGTATTTGCTGGAAGGCTGGGAACAGGCCGACAGTATTACCATCGACTGCCATAAATGGATGAATGTACCTTATGACAGCGCCGTTTCCCTGATCCGGAAGGAGCACAGCAGGTTACAAGTCAGCACTTTCCAAAACTCCAATGCACCTTACCTGGGCGACCCGTCCGAAAATTTTTCCTACCTCAATTTTCTTCCGGAAAACTCGCGCCGCTTCCGTGCGTTGCCGGCTTGGTTCAGCTTGATGGCCTATGGCCGCGGTGGTTTCGAATGGATTGTCGAAAACAGTATCGCCCGTGCCAGGGAGCTGGGTGCCTACATCGAAAACAGTACGCATTTCGAACTGCTCGCACCGGTACGGCTCAATGTCGTGTGCTTTCGCCTCAGAGATGATATCGAAAAAATGTCGGATTTTCTGAAAAGGATAAATCGCAGGGGAAAAGTTTTTATGACGCCAACTTTGCTATCGGGGCGTCCTGCCGTGAGAGCTGCGTTTGTTAATTATCGAACGGCAGAAGAGGATATTAGAATCGCTATTCGGGAAATGGAAGAAGTATGGAGGGAACTGTGA
- a CDS encoding M64 family metallopeptidase: MKRIFITLFIICIGATAFSQHYQVDTLYKKGPLDNRINIVVLGDGFTEEQMPKFADEAKKFADFFLGYSPYDGYRDYFNFFAIRTPSKESGVTNPGTAPDAYKDQPVEKKDTFFGASFGKSIHRLVEVTKPDVLYNLMSTHFPAYDLIVVLVNTGYYGGSGGMISVHTLHESANTIGVHEIGHTFGRLSDEYWAGSIYGTESANMTAKSDPASVRWKNWLNHPPIGIYKHGLDGDAAKWHKPANGTCLMEYLSQQFCAVCREATIERLLEHINPIEKVEPDTAGRVDVNVTRTFRLGLLKPDRNTFEVKWSLNGRLLDALGAEVTLENIEVPDSAVLTASVFDSTAFSRRRDARSMRTRTVSWEMKSSVPAEFRIITSVDSVCAGDEVLLTALGCPVTASWSTGQTGRSIAIKPGQTTRYSASCKVEGAAAKTAEVSVRVMPPPNATAANGGALPCW, encoded by the coding sequence ATGAAAAGGATCTTTATCACACTATTCATCATCTGCATTGGTGCAACGGCATTTTCCCAACATTACCAGGTAGATACGCTGTACAAAAAAGGACCGTTGGATAACCGGATCAACATCGTGGTCCTCGGGGACGGTTTCACTGAGGAGCAAATGCCGAAGTTCGCCGACGAAGCGAAGAAGTTTGCCGATTTTTTTCTCGGTTACAGTCCTTATGACGGCTACCGTGATTATTTCAACTTCTTCGCGATCCGGACGCCATCGAAGGAAAGTGGCGTGACCAATCCGGGAACCGCGCCGGATGCTTACAAGGACCAGCCTGTCGAAAAAAAAGATACTTTTTTCGGAGCTTCGTTCGGGAAGTCCATACACAGGTTAGTCGAAGTCACGAAGCCGGACGTGCTTTATAATCTCATGTCAACGCATTTTCCCGCATACGACCTTATCGTGGTGCTTGTCAACACCGGATACTATGGCGGTTCGGGAGGGATGATCTCCGTGCATACATTACACGAGTCAGCCAACACCATCGGGGTGCATGAAATCGGGCATACGTTCGGGCGCCTGAGCGACGAGTATTGGGCCGGTTCCATTTATGGCACCGAATCCGCGAATATGACCGCCAAAAGTGATCCCGCATCGGTAAGATGGAAAAACTGGCTCAATCATCCGCCCATCGGTATTTACAAGCATGGCCTGGACGGCGACGCGGCCAAATGGCACAAGCCGGCCAACGGCACTTGCCTGATGGAATATCTCAGCCAGCAGTTTTGCGCGGTTTGCCGCGAGGCAACGATAGAACGGCTTTTGGAACATATTAACCCCATCGAAAAGGTCGAACCGGATACTGCCGGCAGGGTGGACGTGAATGTAACCCGGACGTTCAGGCTGGGGCTGCTAAAACCGGACCGGAATACCTTTGAAGTGAAGTGGAGCCTGAACGGGAGGCTGTTGGATGCCCTCGGCGCGGAAGTTACATTGGAAAATATCGAAGTCCCGGATTCGGCGGTGCTAACCGCCTCCGTTTTTGATAGCACTGCATTCAGCCGGCGCAGGGACGCACGTTCCATGCGTACCCGGACGGTAAGCTGGGAAATGAAGTCGTCGGTTCCCGCCGAGTTCAGAATTATCACGTCTGTGGATTCGGTGTGCGCAGGCGACGAGGTTTTGCTCACCGCTCTGGGGTGTCCGGTGACAGCAAGCTGGTCCACAGGCCAAACGGGCAGATCCATTGCAATCAAACCGGGGCAGACAACCCGTTATTCGGCGTCCTGCAAGGTGGAGGGGGCGGCTGCAAAAACCGCGGAGGTGTCCGTCAGGGTAATGCCGCCACCCAATGCGACAGCCGCCAACGGGGGGGCCTTACCTTGTTGGTGA
- a CDS encoding T9SS type A sorting domain-containing protein codes for MRQPPTGGPYLVGDTIELTATGGESYFWRGPLFFSSDLPHVSLFGASPDQGGLYEVVVTDVNGCSAIAYTEVKVDPVLSAPGGQDVTVIVSPNPARDYISVETSLAGTSNIKLYDKAGREMLSRFFEKHADIKLNIGAGIYSYRFTNGGREVSGKVAVQ; via the coding sequence ATGCGACAGCCGCCAACGGGGGGGCCTTACCTTGTTGGTGATACCATCGAACTGACAGCGACAGGGGGCGAGAGTTATTTTTGGCGGGGACCATTGTTTTTTAGTTCCGATTTGCCGCATGTTTCGCTTTTCGGCGCATCGCCGGACCAGGGAGGGCTTTATGAGGTCGTGGTGACAGATGTAAACGGTTGTTCCGCCATTGCGTATACAGAAGTAAAGGTAGATCCGGTCCTCTCCGCGCCAGGAGGTCAGGACGTGACCGTAATTGTTTCGCCTAACCCTGCGAGAGATTACATTTCTGTCGAAACAAGCCTGGCGGGAACGTCAAATATCAAACTATATGATAAAGCGGGTCGGGAAATGCTTTCGCGGTTCTTTGAGAAGCATGCGGATATTAAGCTGAATATCGGGGCGGGCATCTATTCGTACCGGTTCACGAACGGGGGAAGGGAAGTTTCAGGAAAGGTCGCGGTTCAGTAG
- a CDS encoding M64 family metallopeptidase — MKGYFLIIWLLCTTTSAFGQHYRVDTLYKTGPLDNRINVVILGDGFMQEEMPKFAAEAKKFSDFFRSYEPFDRYRDYFNFFAIRTPSKDSGITNPGTAPDAYPDQPVEKKETFFGVSFGEQIHRLLTITKREVYSDLLASHLPAYDLVILLANTRYYGGAGGGVAIFSLEEQSNNIGVHEIGHTLADLADEYWQEPYGFYSREGPNITANGSTNTVKWKNWLNSPPIGVYQYGSEGEAARWYKPAQGTCLMEYINNGYCAVCREAVVERILGLVSPVDRVSPDTSAAIKLDKEVAFKLHMLKPSPNSLRIEWILNGKRISLNRDELIFKPHQVPDGSVLTATVFDSTALSRRNGAGNQRTKTIHWTLRSALRGVFEVVASADTVCAGDTITLTSYGCAGKLRWSTGQSARSISVAPSGAAIYKAECKTDDSPPLTFEIPVTVLPLPEAIAGNGGPYTVGQTVVLTASGGEAYRWSGPRNFTANTATASIPDAGIYSSGVYDVKVTGENGCSKTLQTEVKIEPVLSVDHEQRWLNISPNPARNLIRLETRLPGESRIVFYDQAGRVVLSKQFQSKTEVIIDVPEGIYIYRFTNGSREAQGKVAVQ; from the coding sequence ATGAAAGGATATTTTCTGATCATTTGGTTGCTATGCACGACGACCAGCGCGTTCGGGCAGCATTATCGGGTCGACACACTTTACAAAACGGGCCCGCTTGATAACCGTATTAATGTCGTCATCCTGGGCGACGGCTTTATGCAGGAAGAAATGCCGAAGTTTGCCGCCGAGGCTAAAAAATTCAGCGACTTTTTTCGGTCCTATGAGCCTTTTGATCGCTATCGCGATTATTTCAACTTTTTCGCAATCCGTACCCCGTCGAAAGACAGTGGTATCACCAATCCCGGCACCGCACCGGATGCATATCCTGACCAACCAGTTGAAAAGAAGGAAACTTTCTTCGGCGTTTCTTTTGGCGAACAGATTCACAGGCTGCTGACAATTACAAAACGTGAGGTGTATTCAGATCTGCTTGCTTCCCATCTTCCAGCCTACGATCTGGTTATTTTACTCGCGAATACCCGCTATTATGGGGGTGCGGGAGGCGGAGTTGCTATTTTCAGTCTTGAAGAGCAGTCGAATAATATTGGCGTACATGAAATAGGGCACACACTGGCCGATCTGGCTGATGAATATTGGCAAGAGCCCTACGGTTTTTATTCGAGAGAGGGACCAAACATCACAGCGAATGGTTCCACGAATACAGTGAAATGGAAAAACTGGCTCAATTCTCCTCCAATTGGCGTTTATCAATATGGTAGCGAAGGAGAAGCAGCGCGATGGTACAAGCCTGCGCAGGGCACCTGTTTGATGGAGTATATAAATAATGGATACTGTGCGGTGTGCCGTGAGGCAGTGGTTGAACGGATTTTAGGACTCGTTAGTCCCGTAGACCGAGTTAGCCCGGATACGTCCGCCGCGATTAAGCTTGACAAGGAAGTGGCCTTCAAACTGCATATGCTGAAACCCAGCCCGAACAGCCTGAGGATAGAATGGATTTTGAATGGGAAACGCATTTCGCTGAACCGGGACGAATTAATTTTTAAACCCCATCAGGTACCGGACGGCTCGGTATTGACGGCTACCGTATTCGACTCCACAGCGCTGAGCAGGAGGAATGGCGCGGGAAATCAGCGTACGAAAACCATCCACTGGACGTTACGATCTGCACTTCGCGGGGTATTTGAAGTGGTAGCCTCGGCGGACACGGTTTGCGCAGGCGACACAATCACGCTCACAAGCTATGGTTGCGCCGGCAAGCTGCGTTGGTCAACAGGGCAAAGCGCACGATCTATTTCTGTGGCGCCGTCCGGGGCTGCTATTTACAAAGCCGAATGCAAAACCGACGATAGCCCACCGCTGACTTTCGAAATACCGGTAACCGTTTTGCCGCTACCAGAGGCAATCGCCGGTAATGGAGGCCCGTATACAGTCGGGCAAACGGTGGTATTGACTGCGTCTGGTGGAGAAGCATATCGGTGGAGCGGACCGAGAAATTTTACCGCGAATACAGCGACAGCATCGATACCGGATGCTGGCATATATAGTTCAGGTGTTTACGACGTGAAAGTCACTGGTGAAAATGGCTGCTCAAAAACGCTCCAAACGGAGGTTAAAATCGAACCGGTTTTATCGGTAGATCATGAGCAGAGATGGTTGAATATATCTCCTAATCCAGCAAGGAACCTGATTAGGCTGGAGACAAGATTGCCGGGTGAATCAAGAATCGTTTTTTACGATCAGGCAGGCAGGGTGGTTTTGTCAAAGCAATTTCAATCAAAAACGGAGGTTATAATCGACGTACCTGAGGGGATTTACATTTACCGGTTTACAAATGGCAGCAGAGAGGCACAGGGAAAAGTAGCTGTTCAGTAA
- a CDS encoding ParA family protein, with product MKIISIVNNKGGVGKTTSAQSIAAGLSKFANARVLVIDLDAQASLTKSFGIHHAGLKKDSGSFITGEYEFDEIVKRVGDIDVLPGSAEMIHREDTIKSAPVFPFNLKIALEKVKDRYDFVIIDCPPALYGNTRLALVSCHQYYVPLQAEFLSYEGLRNFLVYSAEIKKISPSTNLGGVFATRYNPKIRKKISHELIMATREQLGEVFMEAYIRDNIALSEAQANGTTIFDYAPQSNGAEDYYKLTKEILERINN from the coding sequence ATGAAAATCATCAGTATTGTCAACAACAAAGGCGGTGTGGGAAAGACCACATCTGCCCAAAGTATTGCTGCCGGTCTCAGCAAATTTGCCAATGCACGTGTGTTGGTTATTGACCTGGATGCGCAAGCCAGCCTTACCAAAAGTTTCGGCATTCACCATGCCGGGCTGAAAAAGGACAGCGGCTCGTTCATCACCGGCGAATACGAATTTGATGAGATCGTCAAGCGTGTTGGAGATATTGATGTTTTGCCCGGATCAGCTGAAATGATCCACCGGGAAGATACGATCAAGTCGGCTCCGGTTTTTCCGTTCAACCTTAAGATCGCGCTGGAAAAAGTGAAGGACCGTTACGACTTCGTGATCATCGACTGCCCTCCTGCCCTGTACGGAAATACGAGGCTGGCATTGGTTTCCTGCCACCAGTATTATGTGCCGTTGCAGGCGGAGTTTCTGAGCTACGAGGGTTTGCGGAACTTCCTGGTATATTCGGCGGAGATCAAAAAGATCAGCCCAAGCACCAACCTCGGCGGCGTGTTCGCGACACGTTACAATCCGAAGATCCGGAAGAAAATCAGTCACGAGCTGATTATGGCGACACGTGAGCAGCTCGGCGAGGTTTTCATGGAGGCGTACATCCGCGACAACATCGCATTGTCGGAAGCACAGGCGAACGGTACGACGATTTTCGATTACGCGCCACAAAGCAACGGAGCAGAAGATTATTATAAGTTAACAAAAGAAATACTCGAACGAATAAATAACTGA
- a CDS encoding MFS transporter translates to MSETKPTFTGYEKFIIALLATLQFTVVLDFMVLSPLGYILLDKLSITTSQFGLVVSAYAFSAGASGLLTAGFADKFDRKKLLLFFYVGFLIGTFLCGIAPTYHFLLAARVFTGIFGGVIGSISFAIITDLFAINVRGRVMGFVQMAFASSQVLGIPIGLYLANKFSWHAPFLMIVGLGLIVGVLIVTQMKPIDAHLKLPQKGNAFQHLGKTLSRPDYLQGFAATALLATGGFMLMPFGTAFGVHNLGIAEASLPTLYMVTGISMLVFSPMIGKLSDKIGKYKVFLFGSTITCVMTLIYCNLSVTPLWIIIGLNVLLFVGITGRMISASALMTAVPDPQDRGAYMGINSSIQQIAGGLASLLAGFIVSETSSGFIENYPLLGDVVVFAVIVTALLMYRIHKYVAAKLAAVTPANAPNPAV, encoded by the coding sequence ATGTCAGAAACCAAACCCACATTTACCGGCTATGAAAAATTCATCATAGCCCTTTTAGCCACTCTGCAATTTACGGTTGTGCTCGACTTCATGGTGCTTTCGCCATTGGGCTATATCCTGCTCGACAAACTATCCATTACGACCAGTCAGTTTGGTCTCGTGGTATCCGCGTACGCGTTCAGCGCGGGCGCGTCCGGCCTGCTTACCGCAGGTTTTGCCGACAAGTTCGACCGTAAAAAGCTGCTCCTTTTCTTTTATGTCGGCTTCCTGATCGGAACTTTCCTGTGCGGGATAGCGCCGACTTACCATTTCCTGCTTGCGGCGCGGGTATTTACAGGGATTTTCGGTGGCGTCATCGGCTCGATCAGCTTTGCCATTATCACGGATCTGTTCGCTATCAACGTGCGTGGGCGCGTGATGGGATTTGTACAAATGGCATTTGCGAGCAGTCAGGTACTAGGTATTCCGATCGGCCTTTACCTGGCTAACAAATTCAGCTGGCATGCGCCGTTTTTAATGATTGTCGGGCTGGGCCTGATCGTCGGGGTGCTTATCGTGACGCAAATGAAGCCGATCGATGCGCATTTAAAACTTCCGCAAAAAGGAAATGCGTTCCAGCACCTGGGCAAGACGCTCTCGCGCCCCGATTATCTGCAAGGCTTTGCGGCAACAGCCCTCCTTGCAACAGGCGGCTTCATGCTCATGCCGTTCGGTACCGCCTTCGGGGTGCATAACCTCGGCATTGCCGAAGCGTCGCTTCCTACGCTATATATGGTGACCGGTATTTCGATGCTCGTATTTAGCCCTATGATCGGGAAGCTCAGCGACAAGATCGGCAAGTACAAAGTGTTCCTTTTCGGGTCGACGATCACCTGCGTGATGACCCTCATTTATTGTAACCTGAGTGTAACGCCGCTCTGGATCATCATCGGTTTGAACGTCCTGCTTTTTGTTGGTATCACCGGCCGGATGATCTCCGCTTCGGCATTGATGACGGCCGTCCCCGATCCGCAGGACCGCGGCGCCTATATGGGAATCAATTCCTCGATCCAGCAAATCGCGGGAGGGCTGGCATCGCTACTGGCTGGATTTATCGTGTCGGAAACGAGCTCCGGCTTTATCGAGAACTACCCGCTGCTGGGCGATGTAGTGGTGTTCGCGGTAATCGTGACGGCGTTGTTGATGTATCGCATTCACAAATATGTTGCAGCGAAACTCGCTGCCGTAACGCCTGCGAATGCGCCTAATCCGGCGGTGTAA